The following coding sequences lie in one Alicyclobacillus curvatus genomic window:
- a CDS encoding MarR family transcriptional regulator — protein sequence MTLFKLSHHIHLQFEENLSAYGVPAHLTGPRMRFLAVVAQSGSIRMSDLAGKLGIKARTVTQFVDSLEQAQLLQRQHETPLLIQKPP from the coding sequence ATGACGTTATTTAAATTGAGCCATCACATACATCTTCAGTTTGAAGAAAATCTGTCAGCGTATGGTGTGCCGGCGCATCTAACGGGCCCACGGATGAGATTTCTTGCGGTTGTCGCCCAGTCTGGTTCAATTCGGATGAGCGATCTCGCCGGAAAACTTGGAATTAAGGCCCGTACGGTCACCCAATTTGTAGACTCTCTGGAACAGGCACAACTCCTTCAACGTCAGCATGAAACCCCACTGCTCATTCAAAAACCTCCTTGA
- a CDS encoding NAD(P)H-dependent oxidoreductase, producing the protein MVKIAIIIGSTRPGRNGESIARWVYDTVNKRHDVYFEVADIAKYNLPLLDEPMGAASGKYTKEHTQVWSAKISEFDGFVFVTPEYNHGTSGALKNAIDYLYREWNNKAAGFVGYGASGGLRAVESLRLVLAEMMVADVRAQVALSLYADFENYNVFKPAPHQEASVNTMIAQVIDWSKALKTLREAT; encoded by the coding sequence ATGGTGAAAATTGCGATTATCATCGGAAGCACCCGTCCAGGAAGAAATGGGGAATCAATTGCACGCTGGGTGTATGACACAGTGAACAAACGGCATGATGTCTATTTCGAGGTAGCGGACATCGCGAAGTATAATCTCCCGCTTCTTGACGAACCAATGGGTGCTGCTTCTGGAAAGTATACGAAAGAACATACTCAAGTTTGGTCTGCGAAAATTTCCGAATTCGATGGTTTTGTCTTCGTCACACCCGAATACAACCATGGAACATCGGGAGCTCTGAAGAACGCCATTGATTACTTGTATCGTGAGTGGAATAACAAGGCTGCTGGATTTGTCGGCTATGGCGCATCTGGGGGGCTGCGTGCTGTAGAGAGCCTGCGTCTGGTCCTGGCCGAAATGATGGTCGCCGACGTGCGAGCTCAGGTCGCACTTTCACTCTACGCTGATTTTGAGAATTACAACGTTTTTAAGCCGGCTCCACATCAGGAGGCTTCGGTCAACACTATGATTGCCCAGGTCATCGACTGGAGCAAGGCATTAAAAACACTTCGGGAAGCAACCTAA
- a CDS encoding IS1634 family transposase, which yields MFAQIVSTKRPDGRTYRYMHIVESYREGKAVKKRRIASLGNVDGYSEEEIQQFIRTLESLLQNRASGSIEDFDPKSTLSFGVPYVVQFLWDQLGLTKAVQNELKDRQVTFDVARYVKAMVCNRLMNPSSKLDLFHTIEDMYLPESGDEPWQLQHFYRALDHLMDMKPQLEKLIYQRLTDLLSFRLSLVLYDLTSTHLSGHHCPIGEHGYSRTHRPDLEQVELGLLVTPDGLPITHEVFAGNTPDKKTVKEILERLKKDFSVEQCVFVGDRGMVTKKNTELLAELQYPFIVGYHKRGRVVSDTLLTKYNDISVYTELRGNLSYLEVPASAVEDDEKGQDARYILCHNPLKAKTDEAFRVSALEEAEQALVEYGTWLEKPHRGRKTSTQSVMLKVSDILTKKGVQAFLEVEFNDEKLSYKRNEGALAKEALRDGKFVIKTNTNLPAEQVVTSYKTLMNVERAFREIKNFLDVGPVYHWNEKRVRGHIFVCVLAYLFEQEVQVMYRRWWEQREREAQQMDNAAGREQRLEELGARWYTGERIMKELKRWHVMKTEFLGKEFLSVPPPPQDLREVLKALNIPLPAKAIHLRQTSSGTLV from the coding sequence GTGTTCGCACAAATTGTATCCACAAAACGCCCCGATGGTCGCACCTACAGGTACATGCATATTGTTGAATCCTACCGCGAGGGAAAGGCAGTTAAAAAGCGCCGGATTGCTAGCCTTGGTAACGTTGATGGCTACTCTGAGGAAGAAATTCAACAGTTTATTCGCACTCTGGAATCGCTCCTACAAAACCGTGCCTCTGGTTCGATCGAGGACTTCGACCCGAAGTCGACCCTCTCTTTCGGCGTTCCCTACGTGGTTCAATTTTTGTGGGACCAGTTGGGGCTAACCAAAGCTGTACAAAACGAATTGAAAGATCGCCAGGTCACATTTGATGTGGCCCGCTATGTGAAGGCGATGGTCTGTAACCGTTTGATGAACCCGTCCAGCAAGCTGGACCTGTTCCACACCATTGAAGACATGTATCTGCCAGAGTCAGGTGATGAACCGTGGCAGCTCCAACATTTTTACCGTGCCTTGGATCACCTCATGGACATGAAGCCACAGCTTGAGAAGCTCATCTACCAGCGACTCACGGACCTTCTGAGCTTTCGCCTGTCGCTGGTACTCTATGACCTAACCAGTACGCATCTCAGTGGCCACCACTGTCCGATTGGCGAACACGGATACTCCCGAACCCACCGACCAGACCTAGAGCAGGTTGAACTCGGCCTACTTGTCACACCGGACGGCCTGCCAATCACTCATGAAGTCTTTGCAGGAAACACACCGGACAAGAAGACCGTCAAAGAGATTCTAGAACGTTTGAAGAAAGACTTCTCGGTAGAACAGTGTGTCTTCGTCGGGGACCGTGGCATGGTCACCAAAAAGAACACCGAGCTATTGGCAGAACTCCAATATCCCTTTATTGTGGGCTACCACAAACGTGGTCGTGTGGTCAGCGACACCTTGTTAACAAAGTACAATGACATCTCAGTCTATACCGAACTACGTGGTAACCTCAGCTACCTTGAGGTGCCTGCATCTGCCGTCGAGGATGATGAAAAAGGGCAAGATGCTCGCTATATTCTCTGCCACAACCCACTCAAGGCAAAGACAGACGAAGCCTTCCGTGTGTCCGCGTTAGAGGAAGCAGAACAAGCCCTGGTCGAATACGGGACGTGGTTGGAGAAACCTCACCGCGGTCGGAAAACAAGCACACAGTCCGTGATGCTCAAGGTCAGCGACATCCTCACGAAAAAAGGTGTACAAGCGTTTCTTGAAGTGGAGTTCAATGACGAGAAGCTCTCCTACAAACGTAACGAGGGGGCCCTAGCCAAGGAAGCGCTCCGAGACGGAAAGTTTGTGATTAAAACCAACACCAATCTACCAGCCGAACAGGTTGTCACCTCCTACAAAACATTGATGAACGTGGAACGGGCGTTTCGCGAGATTAAGAACTTCCTCGATGTCGGCCCGGTTTACCACTGGAATGAGAAGCGTGTTCGTGGCCACATCTTCGTCTGTGTACTGGCATATCTGTTCGAGCAAGAGGTTCAAGTGATGTACCGCCGCTGGTGGGAACAGCGTGAGCGCGAAGCTCAGCAGATGGACAACGCTGCAGGGCGTGAGCAACGGCTGGAGGAACTGGGCGCGCGCTGGTACACCGGCGAACGAATCATGAAGGAACTAAAGCGATGGCACGTAATGAAGACTGAATTCCTTGGGAAAGAGTTTCTGAGCGTGCCACCTCCGCCGCAGGACCTGCGTGAGGTGCTCAAGGCACTGAACATTCCACTTCCTGCGAAAGCCATCCATCTGCGTCAGACGTCGTCCGGCACGCTCGTTTAG
- a CDS encoding MarR family transcriptional regulator, with protein sequence MSNDLRTIAKDLMEVFVQSQVGSNMRPNRAVFNQKPGEVMVLHFISMNLNEDSRGLMVSEISENLKVTSPTVTQHINRLEAQGLVERHVDPLDRRVVRIQMTDNGMKYIQRINEARLNMFIGLVKHLGEEESLHYIELMGKASDYMLNQQEFYLRNFEK encoded by the coding sequence TTGTCAAATGACCTAAGAACAATTGCTAAGGATTTAATGGAAGTGTTCGTCCAATCGCAGGTCGGCAGCAATATGAGGCCAAACCGTGCGGTATTCAATCAAAAGCCGGGGGAGGTAATGGTTCTCCATTTCATCAGTATGAACCTGAACGAAGACTCTCGGGGACTAATGGTTTCTGAGATCAGTGAGAATCTAAAGGTCACTTCACCTACGGTCACGCAGCACATCAATCGCTTGGAGGCTCAGGGTCTCGTCGAACGTCATGTAGATCCTCTGGATCGACGAGTTGTCAGAATTCAAATGACGGACAACGGCATGAAGTATATACAGCGCATTAATGAGGCTCGCCTTAATATGTTCATTGGCCTAGTTAAACATCTGGGGGAGGAGGAAAGCCTGCACTATATCGAGTTGATGGGGAAAGCCTCGGATTATATGTTAAACCAACAAGAATTTTATCTCCGGAATTTTGAGAAATGA
- a CDS encoding YdeI/OmpD-associated family protein: METLGGLPICLFAYQCTWEQWLDANHEHSNGIWVKVAKKDSTITTVSYSEALEVALCYGWIDGQKKPYDEDVWLQKFTPRRSKSVWSKVNLDKVTELIASDKMKPSGMKEVNAAKEDGRWDAAYESQRNFTVPDDLQHELEKNPQAKAFFETLNRQNRYSICYRIQTAKKPETRKARIDKFVEMLVNNQKLYP, encoded by the coding sequence ATGGAAACACTCGGAGGATTACCAATTTGTTTGTTCGCCTATCAATGTACTTGGGAGCAGTGGCTTGATGCGAACCATGAACATTCAAATGGGATTTGGGTGAAAGTAGCAAAGAAGGATTCAACGATAACGACAGTGTCCTATTCTGAGGCGCTTGAAGTTGCTCTTTGCTATGGGTGGATCGATGGTCAAAAAAAGCCCTATGACGAGGATGTATGGTTGCAAAAATTTACCCCAAGGCGGTCCAAGAGCGTATGGTCTAAGGTAAACCTTGATAAGGTCACGGAACTCATAGCGTCTGACAAAATGAAGCCAAGCGGTATGAAAGAAGTGAATGCTGCAAAAGAAGACGGACGTTGGGATGCCGCTTATGAATCTCAGCGAAACTTTACGGTTCCAGATGATTTGCAACATGAATTAGAGAAGAACCCACAAGCGAAAGCGTTTTTCGAAACACTCAATAGACAGAACCGTTATTCGATATGCTATCGAATCCAGACTGCCAAAAAACCAGAAACGAGGAAGGCACGAATCGACAAGTTTGTCGAGATGCTTGTAAACAACCAGAAACTTTATCCATGA
- a CDS encoding RDD family protein, translating to MLTLPTTLWLGVWEYRVQVTPGKRLMGLKVASYDGKSLSLRQAFLRSVVKVMLPWELAHAAVWRFVTIHATGADVAAYLFLICSYVIVLLNVVLLFLPSRRLLHDWLARTIVS from the coding sequence GTGCTGACACTGCCAACGACATTGTGGTTGGGTGTCTGGGAGTACAGAGTGCAGGTAACACCTGGCAAACGTCTGATGGGTCTAAAAGTTGCTTCATACGACGGAAAGTCATTGTCCTTGAGGCAAGCGTTTCTAAGGTCAGTCGTAAAGGTGATGCTCCCTTGGGAGTTGGCTCATGCTGCGGTCTGGAGGTTCGTCACCATCCACGCGACAGGTGCAGATGTCGCGGCGTATCTTTTTTTGATTTGTTCCTACGTCATAGTCTTGCTTAATGTAGTATTACTGTTTTTACCTTCAAGAAGGCTGCTTCACGACTGGTTGGCTAGGACCATCGTGAGTTAG
- a CDS encoding DinB family protein has product MKTFFQYNWQVRDDWFRWCEDVSEDELFKIRIGGVGGILKTLFHIVDVEYSWIRVLQGKTEFDEPFEAHASLGRVRDLSRSFHAEVEPFVRSWTTEMELNDFTFQDPDGSRITFKHGEIMRHVIAHEMHHIGQMSVWAREIGREPVTADFIERGLFS; this is encoded by the coding sequence ATGAAAACCTTCTTTCAGTATAATTGGCAAGTCCGTGACGACTGGTTTCGTTGGTGCGAGGATGTATCTGAAGATGAATTATTTAAAATCCGGATTGGAGGCGTGGGAGGTATCTTAAAGACACTGTTTCATATCGTCGATGTCGAATACAGTTGGATTCGGGTCTTACAGGGGAAAACAGAATTTGATGAACCTTTCGAGGCGCACGCCAGTCTCGGAAGAGTTCGAGATTTATCGCGAAGCTTTCACGCGGAAGTGGAGCCATTTGTAAGGTCATGGACTACCGAGATGGAACTCAATGACTTTACGTTTCAAGATCCAGACGGTAGTAGGATTACGTTCAAACACGGAGAGATAATGAGGCACGTCATCGCTCACGAGATGCATCACATTGGTCAGATGTCAGTATGGGCGAGAGAGATAGGACGGGAGCCGGTCACGGCGGATTTCATCGAAAGAGGACTGTTTTCGTAA
- a CDS encoding zinc dependent phospholipase C family protein, whose protein sequence is MGSRIMHYCIASLLADKLDIKNRDNFMLGGIAPDIHRLMGVSKDVTHFKDPDDHGGSRINYVRFYTMYRDVMKNQPFYLGYLCHLISDVVYLDTYFKIVPYSVFAEQWTEKLQASYRDFGRLNGRIIKQYALTLCNHAVPSVSIQGYNADYIPALLREVRNDFEINDALMLEPLEIFNDDNSEITDYIRKSVERSIEFLSSVGIPS, encoded by the coding sequence TTGGGATCAAGAATTATGCACTACTGCATTGCGTCCCTATTAGCCGATAAGCTCGACATTAAAAACCGAGACAATTTTATGCTGGGAGGGATTGCGCCTGACATCCACAGACTTATGGGCGTTTCAAAAGATGTTACACACTTCAAAGACCCAGATGACCACGGAGGAAGTCGTATTAATTACGTCCGATTTTACACCATGTATAGGGACGTCATGAAAAACCAGCCTTTTTACCTGGGGTATTTGTGTCATTTAATTTCTGATGTTGTATACCTAGACACATATTTCAAAATTGTTCCATATTCTGTGTTTGCCGAGCAGTGGACGGAAAAACTGCAGGCATCGTATCGAGACTTTGGACGACTGAATGGACGAATAATCAAACAATACGCATTAACGCTTTGTAACCACGCCGTACCTTCAGTCAGTATTCAGGGATATAACGCAGACTATATACCTGCTTTGCTCCGCGAGGTTCGTAACGATTTTGAGATTAATGATGCCCTCATGTTGGAACCACTGGAGATTTTCAATGATGACAATAGTGAGATTACCGATTATATAAGGAAGTCTGTTGAACGGAGCATAGAGTTCCTGTCCAGTGTTGGGATACCATCTTAA
- a CDS encoding MFS transporter yields MPTHTVQFPFRLLRTNRNVCNLWLGETVSYFGDNFYDIAIMWFVFSKTGSGLQTGLVLVSAFLPQVVVGPFLGVLADRWNRKRMMQAASVIQALLTGALALLILLNIVVMWEIYAVTMLLAVVQLAYSPARAGMFPELLATDELMSGNALFSTSQQIARLVGSTIGGTFVAFAGASAAVAFDATTFLISALFIHRVVYAPSDKASDNTGNTTIFGDMRVGWQWLWHKRVLLVLIAIGMASNIALGPTNVLAPMFIRQVMHANASALGVFDACIGLGIVVGGLTLGSLSSKRVGLLFACGIGLQGLALGAVATAPDMFVAYVANFVLGLAVVAANLPTKTLFQTLVPSDMRGRIGSINSMLSSVAIPITYGGIGMFGDTFGARWSYGYGAILLLCCMAAGLSVTSLRRLSIGKDHGQMQEPNLTV; encoded by the coding sequence ATGCCGACGCATACAGTCCAGTTCCCGTTTCGATTGCTTCGTACGAATCGCAATGTTTGCAATCTATGGCTTGGTGAAACTGTCTCCTACTTTGGAGATAATTTCTACGATATTGCCATCATGTGGTTTGTGTTTTCAAAAACGGGCTCAGGGTTACAGACGGGACTGGTTCTTGTGTCCGCGTTTCTCCCACAGGTGGTTGTTGGTCCGTTCCTCGGCGTACTTGCCGACAGATGGAACCGCAAACGGATGATGCAGGCAGCAAGCGTAATTCAAGCTCTGCTCACGGGTGCCTTAGCACTTCTTATTCTGTTGAACATAGTGGTAATGTGGGAGATTTACGCCGTCACGATGCTGCTCGCGGTGGTTCAACTGGCGTACAGCCCGGCTCGGGCAGGGATGTTTCCTGAGTTGCTCGCCACGGATGAACTGATGAGTGGAAATGCGTTGTTCAGTACTTCGCAGCAAATTGCCAGACTGGTCGGCTCTACAATCGGCGGTACGTTCGTGGCATTTGCCGGGGCATCAGCGGCAGTTGCTTTTGATGCCACGACGTTCCTCATTTCTGCGCTGTTTATTCATCGAGTAGTATATGCACCGTCTGATAAGGCATCTGACAACACAGGGAACACTACGATTTTTGGTGACATGCGGGTCGGATGGCAATGGTTGTGGCACAAGAGAGTCCTCCTCGTCCTAATCGCTATCGGAATGGCCAGTAATATCGCCCTTGGACCCACCAATGTCCTGGCGCCAATGTTCATCAGACAGGTGATGCATGCCAATGCATCAGCGCTGGGTGTATTTGACGCATGCATTGGCCTTGGAATCGTAGTTGGCGGACTGACGCTTGGTTCACTGTCATCTAAGCGGGTCGGGCTGTTGTTTGCCTGTGGCATAGGACTCCAAGGTCTGGCTCTGGGGGCTGTTGCAACTGCTCCGGACATGTTTGTTGCGTACGTAGCGAATTTCGTTTTGGGGCTGGCTGTGGTCGCTGCCAATCTCCCTACCAAGACCCTGTTTCAAACACTTGTCCCGAGCGATATGAGAGGCAGAATCGGTTCCATTAATAGCATGTTATCCAGTGTGGCCATCCCGATTACGTATGGGGGCATCGGCATGTTTGGTGACACGTTCGGGGCAAGATGGAGCTATGGGTATGGGGCGATCCTGCTTTTGTGCTGTATGGCAGCAGGGCTATCGGTGACTTCGTTAAGGCGGCTTTCGATTGGGAAAGACCACGGCCAAATGCAGGAGCCAAATTTGACTGTATAA